The genomic DNA agctacaatTCCTTgtgacacaattgcattttatcaatggcaatttgaatgcacagagagataccgtgacgagatcctgtgACCCATTGTCGTGCATTTCATcctccgccatcacctcatgtttcagcatgataatgcacagccccatgtcacaaggatctgtactcAATTCATGGAAGTTGAAAAtgccccagttcttccatggcctgtatactGTCGTGAATGAGCCTAGTCAATATTACCTGAATATGACTCCTCTAGTCCCATGAAAAAACTCTGGTAATACTCAAACCAGAAAGAACAAGAAGAAGCGGAAGAAGGTCAGGAAGTAGCCTCAACCACAAGCAGTGAGAGAAGCAGCAGTGTGGACTGTATGCAGCTTTTCCTCTACTGGAGGGAGGAGGTTCATCTTGGCAACATCCCCCTTCAACTCAAGCCCTGGGTGTGAGCTGGTAGAGTTGCCTGATGGCACGTGGGCCATGAAGCAGATGACATGACGGATTGTCATTACCTACGAAGAAACCAATGTGGTACCTGACTCTGTGTAGACATCACATTTAAAGGAGACAGTGTGTTATGTAACTTTGCTTGAATGTTATGTGTAAGGGAAGGATGTATTGTGTGGCTGTAGTCAAATGAGGCATGGGCTTGAGCAAAAAGTGCATAAAACCCAGGGGTGAAAGTAAGGCAGTGCGGTCTGGTATGGCGTCCCGGTAAAACATGAGCCTATCACAACAATGAAAACAAAATGTCAAGAAACCTCTATGCTATTACATCATTATCTATCATTACTGTATGTCAGAGGCATGAAACACTTGCAAATGGACTTGAAAACAGGTGGTGTATCCTATGCAAAATATGATGTGGTTCAACAAGAACACTGACCCCACGTGCGGACAGCAGTGGGGTCATTCATTTTGTCCTAATGACAATCGTCAAATGTTGTTACACGTTTTGTTGTTTGTGTAACAGgtgtctctttccattcaccaCTTTGTTTGGATGCTTCAAATACAATGCTTTCGAAAAGTTTTCAGACCCcataactttttccacatttttgtacGTCACAGCCCTATtctaattttttttaaatgtaaaatcctcatcaatctacaaacaatacccgataatgacaaagcaaaaactgggtttttagaaatgtttgcaaatgtattcaaaataacaGAGAAATAcctttttacataagtattcacaccctttgctatgagattctaaatggagctcaggtgcatcctgtttccattgatcatccttgagatgtttctacaacttgattgagtccacttgtggtaaattcaaatgattggacatgatttggaaatgcactcatagttgacagtgcatgtcagagcaaaaaccaagccatgaggtcaaattaATTTTCCATAGAGCTCagggacaggattgtgttgaggcacagatctggggaagggtaccaaaacaattcttaagcattgaaggtccccaagaacacagtggccttgatcatttttctccccaattttgatcttgtctcatcgcctcaattccccaacgggctcgggaaatgaaggtcgagtcatgcatcctctgaaacatgacctgccaaaccgTGCTTCTTAACACCCTCCTGCTTAACTCAGAAGCCAGCTACAGAGGAAACACCATTGAACTGATGACCTGATTGagtagtttaaatgtaatgttgagctctctctctttcttttccgtacagtacacccacatcagtgaaggctggtggaaggagctataggaggactggctcattgtaatggacTGGAATTACTATGAGTAATTCGTGGGTTTTGAGGGGTATTTCAGATGAAATATCAGCTTGATTTTCATTTTACAGTCACTGTTTCTCTTGTCTTTGCATGTTGAGTCTGAACACAATACAGCTTGCTTCTTTCCTGTATTGCTGAATTTACGGGGGGTGTATTGCAGCcttggtaccagtctgtttagctataaTTTCACTCATTGCCACTCCTGTCATGCTAAATATTAGTGGAATGTAATAGCTGAACAGAGACTGGAAACCAGGCTGGGCTTATTTTGGTTATGCTTTAACAAGTGTTTCGACAAGTGTTAAACAAGGTTGAGATAAATTAGTACATGGAACTCTGCTCTACAGTATGTTTGACGGATAGAAGtgctctagcctggtcccagatttgttTGTGCTATCATGTGAACTCCTTTGCCACTCATTGTCATGCTGTCAATGGCAAATTGTAGTCTGACAGTTTTCTTGAACTGCTAAACCGCAATGGAGTGCCTGCCGGTTGAGGACATACTCTATCAATAAAATGTGTAGGTCATAGATTCAAAACATTGCATTGCAGATGTTTTTATTTAGACTTCTCTTGGCACCATTTTCTCATAACACAAACAGTCATCTGCTAGGACTTGCCCTAATGCCAACCCCAGCTCTCAGTGGTCTGTGAAGGTAACAGAAGGGAGTGAAATATCACTGCATGCTTGTGTTGCTGGAGAGTGAGATTTTTCACTAAGCCTGTTTTGTGCAAACATCCAACTTCTTGTACTCGAATGCTTGCACAAACAGACTTGGCTTTGTTTTTATCAACTGTTCTTAAGTTAAATTAAAGTTATTTATGCAGAGTATAAACTGTTATGTGTTATCATTCTAGCCAGTCAAACAGTCTCCCTCTTTTTAAATAATGTTGAGAGAAAGTGTTTCTGTTTTCCTATTTTTACTGCACTATTTGTCATTAGGTTCTATCATTTTTCgcaaaatgcaccctattccctttatggtgtactacatttgaccagagccctattggtcTTGGTCAGaaggagtgcactataaagggaatagggttccatttgggatgcattttgggacacaaccttgtgtatgtgtgtctgctgAGTCTTCTAAATAAAGTGAGCCTCAAGTCCCCATTCTCTAACCTGCACCTAAAACCCTACTGACAAGTCATATGCAATTGATAAACATGTATGACATCAATTTCCTGTGCATGTTGGTGTTGGGGGATTTTTGCCCTCAGTTCAAATCTtgtttcccctgtttcccctgggAAGCCAAGTACATAGCATGATATACTACCATATTATCTCAAGGACAAGGTAAGATGGACAAAGTCATTTGAGCTTGacacatttgtattgtttattgaaAACAGTGGAATACTTCAGTCATTGGTATGTAATAGGATGCTGGAATATCTGTCATTCTTATGTAATATCGGAAATGCATATTgagagttttttttttcttcagtgaTATAGTTCTACATATCACTTACTAAATGGAACAGCATATCACTTATACACAAGTGCATTCGGCCACTCACAGGCTCTCACATAACACAATAAAATACTCTGAGAATGATGAATAAAGCATAGAGTACAGCATATTTACATACAGGCCTTTGGTACAATATTGGTTTAAATAACTAGCGGGTCAAAGTTTTCTGGTTGAAATTCTTCTGTTGGTGGATCTGCCTTGCGGTAAATTATAGCACCAGTCCAATGAACAAGAGACATCCTGGCTCGTTTGCTGACATTATGAAAGCGCATGAGAAAATCATCATTTCCAATCAAGTAAATCAACGGATTGATTGCGCTATTCAGGCAAGCCAGGCCGCGGCTGATTTGATGAGCAACATAGATGTCATCGAAGCTTGCTTTGCAGGTGCCTTCCATTTTCAAAATCCTTATCTTCAAATTGAGATTTCTCAAAACATGGTAAGGGATAAAGCAAATTGAGAATAACACAGTCAAGATGATGACTAGTTTTAGACACCTCTGTTTCAATAAAGTATTGACGTTGGCTTTGGTGGCAAGGACCACTACTATATGTCCATAGCAAGCAAGAATGACGAGCAATGGTATAACGAATCCGGTAACAGTCCAGCCAATGCTATACGGCAGGTAATCCTTGATAAGGTGGTCCGCTGTTGAGTCATAGCACGCATCTGAGGAATTTGGCGCTGTCTTGTCAAAGAACATATCCGGAAGTATCTGAATAAAAACCAAAATCCAGACAAGAAAACTTATTGCCACCGAGTGGCGAGTGTTGATTCTTCCCATCACGTTCATTGGGTGCACAATACCAAGGTATCGATAAATACTGATGCATGTCAGGAACCCGATACTGCCGTAGAGATTCAAATTGAAACAGAATCTGGTGATCTTGCAGAATGTTTGTCCAAATATCCATTTACTGTTTAGCGCGTAATAGACAACCAAAAATGGTAATGTAAATAGGTATAGCAAGTCCGCTATTCCAAGGTTGAGAATAAATATGTTAATACTTCCAACTTTCTTCCAGCGTGTAAAAACAGTTTTTAACCCACATAAATTTGCAAATGTTCCGACGACAAACACCAGCACGAACACAGCTGGTAAAAATATGTGCGTAAAAGACAGGTTAATTTCTGCACATGTGGTAATGTTGAGAACGTGCGCGTCGCGGTCCTCTGACATTTTCATCTTCGTTCTTTTCAATCAGAGTGAAGTCAAGACACAAGCTATATTTCGTATTGCAGAAGAATATCAATCCGTGACGCTCAGAAGTTAATGAGATCAAACTTGAACATGGACACACTTCGGAAATTGTAGCCGTACACAAACATGCTGCGCATGACGACCTAATGTGAAACTAAAAGTGTATACACCCATTTCCTTAGATATAAGGATTATTCCATTCGTTTACAGGAGGTAATGTGATACTGTATTCGAAAGGTAAATTAACAGAGTTATAGTATCCTGCAATTATTACTGCAAGTCAAGATATGAGtaacaacccactgggcacacactggttgagtcAGTATTGTTTCAATGGTCAACCTATTgtgatgtgatttttttttttttaagtaatcaCCAGTAGATTACTGTTTTCATCTCATTTCAACCAGCGTTGTAAACATTGCAATTAGGGAAAACTTAAACTTAAGTACAATGACTTAACCTGACTAACAGGTTGTTACATTAACATAATCATTAGAACTATCTATACATTGGAATTTGAGTCAAAAATTCCATGTAGAAATGTAACAAATATTTTTCATCCTTtgtactgagtgtacaaaacattaagaatgatatatactgaccaggtgaaagctatgagcacttattgatgtcacgtgttaaatccacttcaatcagtttagatgaaggggaggagacacgttaaagaaggatttttaagccttgagacaattgagacatcgattgtgtatgtatgccgtttggagggtgaatgggcaagacaagatttaagtgcctttggaaggggtatggtagtagatgccaggcacaccggtttgtgtcaagaactgcaacgctgctgtgtttttctcactccacagtttcctgtgtgtatcaagaatagccaccacccaaaagacatccagccaacttgacacaattatgggaagcattggagtcaacatgggccagcattcctgttgAACACTTTTGATACCTTGTAGAGTTTATGCTCCGACAAATTGAGGGCAAAaggagggggtgcaactcaatattaggaagttttGTGGAATTTCATATTTGAATAAACATATTTCATTTGACCTTGTTTCAATGTTGAtagtaaaatgtttttttttaatcaatgtcATTGTTTCAATGTCATGCCATCAACCTAAATAAAGAGGTATATTGAATTAAAATATGGAACCACAGTCCAACAACTCTCACCTGAACAGTGACTCCTACTGATAATGATGTGGAATAATGCACTTCAGTAAGAACAAGCCTACCATACAGATGCCTACCTCTATGTAACCTGCTTAGCTTTGGAAACCCCCTGCAGCTAGTACAGCTGAGCTATCATGTAACCACATTTAGACATTGATGAGGATTCAtacaaaaaaaaattgtagactaCCTGAATCATGTTGAATAGTTGACAGTAACTCCTCTAACTTTTCTCACACAAGTTGTATGCGAAAGTCAATTCGAAGTGGAGTTGTGTTTATGTAGGCCACATTTACATCTGATTTGCCCAAAGGACACCCTTATGTCAAAGTGTGGCTATGTATCATTCATCCATGGTTGATTGGAGCTTTGGACATTTAGATGTCGTTATCATTAGCCCTATAAATAGGATGCCAAATTCATGATATTAATAATAAACTTTTACCTTTGGATATTTTCTTTTATATGAAGGACGGttggttgatttcaaatgtaaCCTACAAGTTAATAATTAGATGCTCACTCTCCTCTGTGAGCTCGTCTAGGCGTGTGGTCAAGGACATGGGTTTTACTTGAGATAGGGGTATCTGGAGTTGACAATTGATTTATGCCATAGAATGAGTTGGTGTTTATGTACTATGAAGTACCAGGGATGTCATCTGAGCCTTGGGCCAAACTCTGTACAATAAGAAGAGTCTTCATAGCAAATGATATCTGACTGGGGGATACTCCTTTCTCAATTATCAAGTCtcaccttgtgacccattccacaCATCTGTTGTTTGCTATGTAGACTAAGGGGGTGTATCTTTGCTATAAAAAGGTCTTTGTATCCTTTGTGTC from Oncorhynchus keta strain PuntledgeMale-10-30-2019 chromosome 10, Oket_V2, whole genome shotgun sequence includes the following:
- the LOC118388954 gene encoding P2Y purinoceptor 1-like translates to MKMSEDRDAHVLNITTCAEINLSFTHIFLPAVFVLVFVVGTFANLCGLKTVFTRWKKVGSINIFILNLGIADLLYLFTLPFLVVYYALNSKWIFGQTFCKITRFCFNLNLYGSIGFLTCISIYRYLGIVHPMNVMGRINTRHSVAISFLVWILVFIQILPDMFFDKTAPNSSDACYDSTADHLIKDYLPYSIGWTVTGFVIPLLVILACYGHIVVVLATKANVNTLLKQRCLKLVIILTVLFSICFIPYHVLRNLNLKIRILKMEGTCKASFDDIYVAHQISRGLACLNSAINPLIYLIGNDDFLMRFHNVSKRARMSLVHWTGAIIYRKADPPTEEFQPENFDPLVI